In the genome of Flavivirga spongiicola, one region contains:
- a CDS encoding helix-turn-helix transcriptional regulator has protein sequence MKNNIKVQRAIHDLTQADLAEKIGVSRQTINAMEKNKYVPSTVLSLKIAKLFKKPVEAIFFLEDED, from the coding sequence ATGAAGAATAATATAAAAGTACAACGTGCTATTCATGATTTAACACAAGCAGATTTAGCCGAAAAAATTGGTGTAAGCAGGCAAACCATTAACGCCATGGAAAAAAACAAGTATGTACCATCTACAGTACTTTCACTTAAAATAGCAAAACTCTTTAAAAAACCAGTAGAAGCTATTTTCTTTTTAGAAGATGAAGATTAA
- a CDS encoding MIP/aquaporin family protein, producing MKLMKKYYAEIIGTFAMVFCGCGAMTINEITNGSISHVGVATTWGLIVMAMIYAFGEVSGAHFNPAVTIGFAYIKKFSWKEVPKYILAQAIGAVFACFVLWFLFPESQFLGETVPAEGFAPFKAAILEFFLTFFLMVVIINVSTGSKEIGTMAAIAVGGVILLEAMFAGPMTKASMNPVRSIAPALFTGNFQYLWLYITAPILGAITAVSSCKLVKEDNCC from the coding sequence ATAAAGCTAATGAAAAAGTATTATGCAGAAATAATAGGAACATTTGCCATGGTATTTTGTGGTTGTGGAGCTATGACAATAAACGAAATTACAAATGGTAGTATATCTCATGTAGGAGTAGCTACTACCTGGGGGCTTATTGTTATGGCCATGATTTATGCTTTTGGTGAAGTTTCCGGAGCACATTTTAATCCAGCTGTAACCATTGGTTTTGCTTATATAAAAAAGTTTTCCTGGAAAGAAGTCCCTAAATATATACTAGCACAGGCCATAGGTGCCGTATTTGCCTGTTTTGTTTTATGGTTTTTATTTCCTGAAAGTCAGTTTTTGGGAGAAACTGTTCCTGCAGAAGGTTTCGCGCCATTTAAAGCTGCTATTCTAGAATTTTTTCTAACCTTTTTCCTTATGGTTGTCATTATAAATGTCTCTACAGGTAGTAAAGAAATTGGTACAATGGCAGCTATTGCCGTTGGGGGTGTTATCCTCTTGGAAGCCATGTTTGCTGGTCCTATGACTAAAGCATCTATGAACCCTGTTCGATCTATAGCTCCTGCCCTTTTTACTGGTAATTTTCAATATTTATGGTTATATATTACAGCACCAATCCTAGGAGCTATAACGGCTGTTTCTAGTTGTAAACTTGTAAAAGAAGATAATTGCTGTTGA
- a CDS encoding Gfo/Idh/MocA family protein has translation MTKQLQDKIINWGIIGLGNIANKFVQDLLTIKGAQLYAVASRSKEKANAFASKYHAIKAYDSYETLVSDSNIDAVYIATPHAFHKENTLLCLEHGIAVLCEKPFAMNAEEVNTMIFKAKEKNVLLMEALWTYFLPHYQYVLQILSKKIYGNVLKLEADFGFYREFDDASRVFDKSIGGGSLLDIGIYPIFAALSTLGIPKDIQANATFFDNGADSSCSVVFDYNNNVTAHLKSTFLEKTPTEAVFHCEKGIIKINNGFFGPTTVTIISNNKEETIDFNYKKIGYNYEILHFNNLLREGKTESNMMTFEFSKQLIKLLDDVRRSIKLEY, from the coding sequence ATGACAAAGCAACTACAGGATAAAATCATAAACTGGGGCATTATTGGCTTAGGAAATATTGCCAACAAATTTGTACAAGATTTATTAACGATTAAAGGAGCTCAATTATATGCAGTAGCTTCAAGATCAAAAGAAAAAGCAAATGCCTTCGCTTCAAAGTATCATGCCATTAAAGCTTATGACAGTTATGAAACATTAGTAAGCGATTCGAATATTGATGCCGTATATATAGCCACGCCGCATGCATTTCATAAAGAAAACACATTATTGTGTTTAGAGCATGGTATTGCAGTATTATGCGAAAAGCCTTTTGCAATGAATGCAGAAGAGGTCAACACCATGATTTTTAAAGCTAAAGAAAAGAACGTACTCCTTATGGAAGCGCTTTGGACTTATTTTCTTCCACATTATCAATATGTTTTGCAAATACTAAGTAAAAAAATCTATGGGAATGTTTTAAAACTTGAAGCAGATTTTGGGTTTTATCGTGAATTTGATGATGCTTCCAGGGTTTTTGACAAGTCTATAGGAGGTGGAAGTTTACTAGATATTGGGATCTATCCCATTTTTGCAGCATTATCTACCTTAGGTATCCCAAAGGATATACAAGCAAATGCTACCTTTTTTGATAATGGCGCAGACTCGTCATGTAGTGTGGTTTTCGATTACAATAATAACGTAACTGCTCATTTAAAAAGTACATTTTTAGAAAAAACACCTACAGAAGCGGTTTTCCACTGTGAAAAAGGAATTATTAAAATTAACAATGGCTTTTTTGGGCCTACTACGGTTACTATAATTTCTAATAACAAAGAAGAAACCATAGATTTCAATTACAAAAAAATCGGTTATAATTACGAAATTCTTCATTTTAATAACCTCCTTCGAGAAGGAAAAACTGAAAGTAACATGATGACTTTCGAGTTTAGTAAGCAACTTATAAAGCTTCTTGACGATGTGAGACGTAGCATTAAATTAGAATATTAA
- a CDS encoding DUF2911 domain-containing protein: MKKLLLIALVFTFSLNVTAQVKTPQPSPFSKQEQKVGLTDVTIEYSRPNMRGRTIFGDLVPYGKLWRLGANKNTTITFSSDVTIDGQNLKAGAYAIFAKPNAESWDVIFYADANNWGTPREWDDTKVAAKTNAKVYKLPMKIETFTMSFDDLSNSGASLGMMWEDVYVGVKFEVPTDEAVVASIKSVMNGPSAGDYFSSAVYYLQEGKDINEAKTWIDKAVEMTKDNPRFWFLRQQSLIHAKAGDKKGAIAAAKESLAGAEKAGNADYVKMNKDSLKEWGAM, encoded by the coding sequence ATGAAAAAACTATTATTAATTGCCTTGGTATTTACATTTTCTTTGAATGTAACTGCGCAAGTAAAAACACCCCAGCCTAGTCCGTTTTCTAAACAGGAACAAAAGGTTGGTTTAACAGATGTAACCATAGAGTATTCCAGACCAAATATGAGAGGGCGTACTATTTTTGGTGATTTAGTGCCTTATGGTAAATTATGGCGACTAGGAGCTAATAAAAATACAACGATTACTTTTAGTAGTGATGTGACTATTGATGGGCAAAATCTTAAAGCCGGTGCTTATGCTATTTTTGCAAAACCAAATGCCGAATCGTGGGATGTTATATTTTATGCTGATGCAAATAACTGGGGAACACCTCGCGAATGGGATGATACTAAAGTTGCAGCTAAAACAAATGCAAAAGTTTATAAGCTACCTATGAAGATTGAAACATTTACTATGTCATTTGATGATTTAAGTAATAGTGGAGCTTCTTTGGGTATGATGTGGGAAGATGTATATGTTGGTGTTAAATTTGAAGTGCCAACAGATGAAGCAGTTGTAGCTAGTATAAAAAGCGTCATGAATGGACCAAGTGCCGGAGATTATTTCTCTTCAGCTGTTTATTATTTACAAGAAGGTAAAGATATAAATGAGGCGAAGACATGGATTGATAAAGCTGTTGAAATGACTAAAGACAACCCACGTTTTTGGTTTTTAAGACAACAGTCTTTAATACATGCAAAAGCAGGAGATAAGAAAGGGGCTATTGCGGCTGCTAAAGAATCTTTAGCTGGCGCCGAAAAAGCTGGGAATGCAGATTATGTAAAAATGAATAAAGATTCCCTTAAAGAATGGGGAGCGATGTAA
- a CDS encoding ATP-binding protein, whose product MSTKKIVITGGPGTGKSTLINELVNRGYTCLEEISRQVTLNAKKEGIDQLFLTNPLLFSELLLKGRQQQFLNASTFSSEITFFDRGLPDVLAYMDYIGDIYPQDFVNTCNNLVYDRVFILKPWESIYKSDNERYENYEQALDIHKHLLKTYQYFNYNLIDVPFDTVENRTDFILNTLNM is encoded by the coding sequence TTGAGCACAAAAAAAATTGTAATCACAGGTGGTCCTGGAACAGGAAAATCTACTTTAATAAATGAGTTGGTTAATAGAGGCTACACCTGCCTTGAAGAAATTTCACGTCAGGTTACTTTAAATGCAAAAAAAGAAGGCATTGATCAGCTGTTTTTAACCAACCCGCTATTATTTAGTGAATTGCTTTTAAAGGGTAGACAGCAACAATTTTTAAATGCCAGCACGTTTTCATCTGAAATTACTTTTTTTGATAGAGGGCTTCCAGATGTGTTAGCTTACATGGATTACATTGGAGACATCTATCCGCAGGACTTTGTAAATACTTGTAACAATTTGGTCTACGATAGGGTTTTTATTTTAAAACCTTGGGAGTCTATATATAAGAGTGATAATGAACGCTACGAAAATTATGAACAGGCTTTGGATATTCATAAACACTTACTTAAAACCTATCAATATTTTAATTATAACCTTATTGATGTCCCTTTTGACACCGTTGAAAATAGAACTGATTTTATTTTAAATACCTTGAATATGTAA
- the fmt gene encoding methionyl-tRNA formyltransferase: protein MKDLRIIFMGTPDFAVATLKALVENQYNIVGVITAPDKPAGRGRKLNESAVKLYAKETNLKILQPTNLKHDGFLEELKALKANLQIVVAFRMLPKLVWQMPEYGTFNLHASLLPNYRGAAPINWVIINGETKTGVSTFFIDEKIDTGDMILQKEIEIEADENVGSLHDKLMTIGSSLVLKTVNAIQKGDVKTTPQKATKDIRTAYKLNKDNCKIDWNASIDNIYNKIRGLSPYPAAWCTLINGDHELDVKIYQAEKEMVPHKNNIGTIISNKKELKVAVTNGYIIIKEIKLPGKRTMDIKSLLNGYAFERNAKAL, encoded by the coding sequence ATGAAAGATTTAAGAATCATATTTATGGGCACACCAGATTTTGCTGTTGCCACTTTAAAAGCATTAGTAGAAAACCAATATAATATAGTTGGTGTTATAACTGCTCCCGATAAACCTGCTGGACGTGGACGTAAGCTAAACGAAAGTGCTGTGAAATTATATGCGAAAGAAACTAACTTAAAAATTTTACAACCAACCAATTTAAAGCATGACGGTTTTTTAGAAGAACTGAAAGCACTTAAAGCAAACCTTCAAATTGTAGTGGCCTTTAGAATGCTACCAAAGCTGGTTTGGCAAATGCCAGAATACGGTACTTTTAATTTGCATGCCTCATTACTACCTAACTACCGTGGAGCAGCCCCCATTAATTGGGTTATTATTAATGGTGAAACCAAAACAGGCGTTTCGACCTTCTTCATTGATGAAAAAATTGATACGGGAGATATGATTCTTCAAAAAGAAATTGAAATAGAAGCTGATGAAAACGTAGGCAGTTTACATGATAAATTAATGACTATAGGAAGTTCCTTAGTTTTAAAAACGGTAAACGCAATACAAAAGGGAGATGTTAAAACTACACCACAGAAAGCAACTAAAGATATTAGAACGGCTTATAAATTAAATAAAGACAATTGTAAAATTGATTGGAACGCATCTATAGACAATATATATAATAAGATACGTGGCTTAAGTCCGTACCCGGCAGCTTGGTGTACTTTAATAAATGGAGATCATGAGTTAGATGTAAAAATCTATCAAGCAGAAAAAGAAATGGTGCCACATAAAAATAATATTGGAACCATAATTTCTAATAAGAAAGAGTTAAAAGTTGCTGTTACAAATGGTTACATCATAATAAAAGAAATTAAGCTTCCTGGCAAACGAACTATGGATATAAAATCGCTTTTAAACGGTTACGCTTTTGAAAGAAATGCGAAAGCGCTCTAA
- a CDS encoding DUF493 domain-containing protein encodes MNTPSNPEEFYEKLKGQLYETASWPAEYLYKFIIKSDAKKIAKLEAIFNNLGAVINKIESKNGKYTSVSVNLLMKNPDTVVEKYKEVAEKVEGVISL; translated from the coding sequence ATGAATACACCTTCAAATCCTGAAGAATTTTACGAAAAACTAAAGGGGCAATTATATGAAACAGCAAGTTGGCCAGCAGAATACTTATATAAGTTCATTATAAAATCTGATGCTAAAAAGATAGCTAAGCTAGAGGCCATTTTTAATAATCTTGGAGCTGTTATAAATAAAATTGAATCTAAAAATGGCAAATATACAAGTGTTTCTGTCAATTTACTGATGAAGAACCCGGATACTGTTGTTGAAAAGTATAAAGAAGTTGCAGAAAAAGTTGAAGGGGTGATAAGTCTTTAG
- a CDS encoding HU family DNA-binding protein, translating to MNKTDLIDAMAEHAGITKAAAKKALECAIIEIEGALQKGNRVSLVGFGSWSVSKRAAREGRNPQTGQTIKIKAKNVVKFKAGSDLSSAVN from the coding sequence ATGAACAAAACAGATTTAATCGACGCAATGGCAGAACACGCAGGGATCACTAAAGCAGCTGCAAAAAAAGCTTTAGAGTGCGCAATAATTGAAATTGAAGGAGCTTTACAAAAGGGTAATAGAGTTTCTTTAGTTGGATTTGGATCTTGGTCAGTTTCTAAAAGAGCTGCAAGAGAAGGAAGAAATCCTCAAACTGGACAAACTATCAAAATTAAAGCTAAAAACGTTGTTAAGTTTAAAGCTGGATCAGATTTATCAAGTGCAGTAAACTAG
- a CDS encoding YqgE/AlgH family protein, producing the protein MITIKPKKGDLLIAEPAIIGDVSFNRSIVLIADHSQDGSIGFILNKPLDYTINELVPEVEATYKVYNGGPVEQDNLYFIHKIPKLIPESIEISLGIFWGGDFSKVAELITKGAINEKDIRFFLGYSGWEANQLEEELKANSWVVTENGYKNNIIEKDYKSFWKEKMLEFGGEYSIWSNAPENPNYN; encoded by the coding sequence ATGATAACAATAAAACCAAAGAAAGGTGATTTGTTAATCGCTGAACCTGCGATAATAGGTGATGTTTCTTTTAATCGCTCAATTGTATTAATTGCAGACCATTCGCAAGATGGCTCTATAGGATTTATTCTTAACAAACCACTAGATTACACTATTAACGAGCTGGTTCCGGAAGTTGAAGCCACTTATAAAGTTTACAATGGTGGTCCAGTAGAACAAGATAATTTATATTTTATTCATAAAATACCGAAATTAATCCCGGAAAGCATTGAAATTTCCTTGGGCATTTTTTGGGGAGGTGATTTTAGTAAAGTTGCTGAACTTATTACAAAAGGTGCTATAAATGAAAAGGATATTCGCTTTTTTCTCGGATATTCCGGTTGGGAAGCAAATCAATTAGAAGAAGAGCTTAAAGCCAATTCATGGGTAGTTACCGAGAATGGATATAAAAATAATATTATAGAGAAAGACTACAAGTCTTTTTGGAAAGAAAAAATGTTAGAGTTTGGAGGTGAGTATAGTATTTGGTCTAATGCACCAGAAAATCCGAACTATAATTGA
- the murA gene encoding UDP-N-acetylglucosamine 1-carboxyvinyltransferase encodes MGTFKIEGGHQLKGSIQPQGAKNEALQILCAVLLTPNLVTINNIPDIVDVNKLISLLGKLGVKIEKLAHGSYTFQADNLDLDYLESDEFKVDGRGLRGSIMIVGPLLARFGKGYIPKPGGDKIGRRRLDTHFEGLINLGAKFRYSKEEQFYGVEADRLKGAYMLLEEASVTGTANIVMAAVLAEGKTTIYNAACEPYLQQLCKMLNRMGAKISGVGSNMLIIDGVETLAGTDHTMLPDMIEIGSWIGLAAMTKSELTITNVSWDDLGLIPNVFRKLGITVERQGDNIHIPAHTDGYEIQSFIDGSILTISDAPWPGFTPDLLSIILVVATQANGSVLIHQKMFESRLFFVDKLIDMGAKIILCDPHRATVIGHDFKSTLKATTMTSPDIRAGVSLLIAALSAKGTSTIQNIEQIDRGYERIDERLRAIGARIERVD; translated from the coding sequence ATGGGAACATTTAAAATTGAAGGTGGTCACCAACTAAAAGGAAGCATACAACCTCAAGGAGCCAAAAATGAAGCGTTACAAATTTTATGTGCAGTTTTACTAACACCGAACTTAGTAACAATAAATAATATTCCAGATATTGTTGATGTTAATAAGTTAATTAGTTTATTAGGAAAACTAGGCGTTAAAATTGAAAAATTAGCGCATGGTTCATATACTTTTCAAGCGGATAATCTTGATTTAGATTATTTAGAATCTGATGAATTTAAAGTTGACGGACGTGGTTTACGTGGATCTATCATGATTGTTGGTCCTTTGTTAGCACGTTTTGGAAAAGGATATATTCCAAAACCTGGCGGAGATAAAATTGGTCGAAGACGATTAGATACGCACTTTGAAGGGCTTATTAATCTTGGTGCTAAATTTCGATATAGTAAAGAAGAGCAGTTTTATGGTGTGGAAGCCGATAGATTAAAAGGAGCTTACATGCTTCTTGAAGAAGCTTCCGTTACAGGAACAGCAAATATTGTTATGGCTGCGGTTTTAGCTGAAGGAAAAACAACAATATACAATGCTGCTTGCGAGCCTTATTTACAGCAATTATGTAAAATGCTTAATAGAATGGGGGCCAAAATAAGTGGTGTTGGTTCTAATATGTTAATTATAGATGGTGTTGAAACTTTAGCAGGAACAGACCATACTATGTTGCCGGATATGATTGAAATAGGTAGTTGGATAGGACTTGCTGCTATGACAAAAAGTGAACTGACTATTACCAATGTATCTTGGGACGATTTAGGATTGATACCGAATGTTTTTAGAAAATTGGGAATTACTGTTGAACGTCAAGGTGATAATATTCATATTCCTGCACATACAGATGGTTATGAAATACAAAGCTTTATAGATGGATCTATTTTAACGATTTCCGATGCACCGTGGCCAGGGTTTACACCAGATTTGTTAAGTATTATTTTAGTTGTAGCCACACAAGCCAATGGGAGTGTTTTAATACACCAAAAGATGTTTGAAAGCCGTTTGTTCTTTGTGGATAAATTAATTGATATGGGAGCAAAAATTATATTATGCGACCCACATCGAGCCACTGTTATTGGGCATGATTTTAAGTCGACATTAAAAGCAACGACTATGACATCACCAGATATTCGGGCAGGAGTATCATTACTTATTGCAGCACTTTCAGCAAAGGGTACGTCAACAATTCAAAATATTGAACAAATTGATCGTGGTTATGAGCGTATAGATGAACGTTTGCGTGCTATTGGAGCCAGAATTGAAAGAGTAGATTAG
- a CDS encoding RecQ family ATP-dependent DNA helicase, which translates to MEHPINILERYWKFTEFRHNQEAIINAVIDGEDTFVLLPTGGGKSLCFQIPSLAKDGICIVISPLISLMKDQVLALNNKGIKAMAITSGISYSQLDTLLDNCIYGNYKFLYVSPERLQQELVQGRIKQMNVNLIAVDEAHCISQWGSDFRPAYKNISLLRQIQPSANVVALTASAKPEVVKDIIKELDFIQPKIFKRSFARPNLAYMVYHENDKYYRLETILKKYTSSSIIYVRNRKLTLEISTFLASKNISSTYYHGGLSNIEKDTNMTAWSQNQKQVMVATNAFGMGIDKPDVKTVIHFNLPESIESYFQEAGRVGRNGEKAFAVILKNNSDSILVKNQFLSVLPTVDFVKQVYRKLCNYFQIAYGEGEYITFDFEFNTFCKTYNFSSVLCYNALLLLDRNSIITLSKQFKNKITVQFIISSAALFNYLETHQDFNIIVKSILRMYGGIFDHVTKIDLMKISKKASVTESKLIHTLQQLESDEIITLNLAKTDAQVTFIEPREDEKTINKIASTIEQQNKLKQNQVNAMLDYIENDSVCKSIQLLTYFGEKDIKPCGICSVCTSSKKDTNALDINTTKKRIIKLLEKGDKSSREMISTLNCKETDLKIVLKLLLEHNIIIITPTNTYKLSHI; encoded by the coding sequence ATGGAACACCCCATAAACATATTAGAACGTTACTGGAAGTTTACAGAGTTCCGGCATAACCAAGAAGCTATTATTAATGCGGTCATTGATGGTGAAGATACTTTTGTGTTATTACCAACTGGTGGTGGAAAATCATTATGCTTTCAAATACCATCCTTAGCTAAGGATGGTATTTGTATCGTTATTTCACCTTTAATTTCCCTTATGAAAGACCAAGTATTAGCTTTAAATAATAAAGGTATCAAAGCTATGGCAATTACAAGCGGGATAAGTTACAGCCAATTAGACACTCTTTTAGATAACTGTATTTACGGAAATTATAAGTTTTTATATGTATCGCCAGAACGTTTACAACAAGAGTTGGTACAGGGTCGCATCAAACAAATGAATGTGAATCTGATAGCAGTTGATGAAGCTCATTGTATTTCGCAATGGGGAAGTGATTTTAGGCCTGCTTACAAAAATATATCACTATTACGTCAAATACAACCTAGTGCAAATGTGGTTGCTTTAACCGCTTCAGCAAAACCAGAAGTCGTTAAAGATATTATAAAAGAACTTGATTTTATTCAACCTAAAATATTTAAACGATCGTTTGCCAGACCAAATTTAGCGTATATGGTATATCATGAAAATGATAAATATTACCGCCTTGAAACCATTTTAAAAAAATACACATCATCATCAATTATTTATGTTAGAAATAGAAAATTAACCTTAGAAATTAGCACATTTTTAGCATCTAAAAACATCTCTTCAACTTATTATCATGGTGGCCTTTCAAATATTGAAAAAGATACCAACATGACAGCATGGTCACAAAACCAAAAACAGGTTATGGTCGCTACTAATGCTTTTGGTATGGGTATTGACAAACCAGATGTTAAAACTGTAATTCATTTTAATTTGCCAGAGAGTATTGAAAGCTATTTTCAAGAGGCTGGTCGTGTAGGGCGCAATGGTGAAAAAGCTTTTGCTGTGATTCTAAAAAACAATAGCGACTCCATTTTAGTAAAAAATCAGTTTTTAAGCGTTTTACCAACAGTAGATTTTGTTAAGCAAGTTTATAGAAAATTATGTAACTATTTTCAAATAGCGTATGGTGAGGGCGAATACATAACTTTTGATTTTGAGTTTAATACCTTTTGTAAAACCTATAATTTTAGTTCTGTTTTGTGCTATAATGCCTTATTGTTATTAGATAGAAATAGTATTATCACCTTATCGAAACAGTTTAAAAACAAAATAACTGTTCAATTTATTATATCGAGCGCGGCTCTTTTTAATTATTTAGAAACTCATCAAGACTTTAATATTATCGTAAAATCAATATTAAGAATGTATGGTGGCATTTTCGACCATGTTACCAAAATTGATTTGATGAAAATTTCTAAAAAAGCATCGGTAACCGAAAGTAAATTAATCCATACACTTCAACAATTAGAAAGTGATGAAATCATTACCCTTAATTTAGCAAAAACAGATGCTCAGGTCACTTTTATAGAACCTCGTGAAGATGAAAAAACAATTAACAAAATTGCATCAACTATAGAACAACAAAATAAATTAAAACAGAATCAGGTTAATGCCATGCTTGATTATATTGAAAACGATTCGGTTTGTAAAAGCATACAACTCCTCACCTACTTTGGGGAAAAAGACATAAAACCATGTGGTATTTGCTCGGTTTGTACAAGCTCTAAAAAAGATACTAACGCACTAGACATTAATACTACAAAAAAACGCATTATAAAATTATTAGAAAAAGGTGATAAATCATCTAGAGAAATGATTTCAACATTAAATTGTAAAGAAACTGATTTAAAAATAGTCTTAAAATTGTTATTAGAGCATAACATCATTATTATTACCCCAACAAATACATATAAATTAAGTCATATATGA
- a CDS encoding KTSC domain-containing protein — protein sequence MIERKQIESSILTSIGYDFESKTLEIELKKNKQIRQYHNFPIAVWHEFENTNSKGRYFLKHIKDKYDELRFTQTIG from the coding sequence ATGATAGAACGAAAACAAATTGAATCTTCAATCCTGACTAGTATAGGCTATGATTTTGAAAGTAAAACTCTAGAAATAGAACTTAAAAAAAACAAACAAATTAGACAATATCATAATTTTCCCATAGCTGTATGGCACGAGTTTGAAAACACAAACTCCAAAGGACGATACTTCTTAAAACACATAAAAGATAAATACGACGAATTACGATTTACTCAAACTATTGGTTAA
- a CDS encoding DUF4290 domain-containing protein, with product MTIDNLEYNTEREHLIIPEYGRHMQKMINYAKSIEVKEERNKVAKAIISVMGNMQPHLRDVPDFQHKLWDQLFIMANFELDVDSPYEKPTKELFEERPEPLKYPQNFPKYRFYGNNIKTMIDVANTWEEGELKEALTFTIANHMKKCFLNWNKDTVEDAVIFNHLYELSGGKINLKDSKEDLSDATSLLRSKNKFSSNKKSHHKKSSNRQRKRY from the coding sequence TTGACTATAGATAATTTAGAATACAATACAGAGCGTGAGCATTTAATCATTCCGGAATATGGCCGCCATATGCAGAAGATGATTAATTATGCTAAAAGTATAGAAGTAAAAGAGGAACGTAATAAAGTAGCTAAAGCCATTATTTCAGTAATGGGAAATATGCAACCGCATTTAAGAGATGTTCCAGATTTTCAGCATAAACTTTGGGATCAACTTTTTATTATGGCCAATTTCGAATTGGATGTTGACTCTCCTTACGAAAAGCCTACTAAAGAACTTTTTGAAGAACGCCCGGAGCCTTTAAAATACCCACAGAACTTTCCTAAATATCGTTTTTATGGAAATAATATTAAAACAATGATAGATGTGGCAAATACTTGGGAAGAAGGCGAACTTAAAGAAGCTTTAACATTCACAATTGCTAATCATATGAAAAAGTGTTTTTTAAATTGGAATAAAGACACAGTTGAAGATGCCGTGATTTTCAATCATTTGTATGAGCTTTCTGGAGGGAAAATTAATTTAAAAGATTCCAAAGAAGATTTATCAGATGCTACCAGTCTGTTGCGCTCAAAAAATAAATTTTCAAGTAATAAGAAAAGCCATCATAAAAAGAGTTCTAATAGACAAAGAAAACGCTACTAG